A portion of the Pseudomonas koreensis genome contains these proteins:
- a CDS encoding LysR substrate-binding domain-containing protein, translating into MNPNQLTDQLGLFLDVLESGSFSAASRRHPLTPSAVARRIDSLESAVGSQLFVRSTHAVLPTSAGLAFAERARRIIAELQLARAEAVSLSSAPEGLIRIDAPAAFGRRHLAPVIADFLLLYPGLDVQMHLIDSFIDMAGSSLGKVDLVLRTGQLADSRLVATPLASMVRVACASPDYLKQRGVPSHPAQLSEHDGLDWEGLAPPFAWKFDVDGQLQLHRPSRVRLSANNAEALACGAAAGLGVAHLPTWLASDYLLRGELVPLFCENGLPPPESTGIYALRMEQQIHSRSRLLLEYLKTRFSPVPPWDLALQRQFARH; encoded by the coding sequence ATGAATCCTAATCAACTGACCGATCAGCTCGGTTTGTTTCTCGATGTGCTGGAGAGTGGCAGCTTTTCTGCCGCGTCGCGCCGTCATCCACTGACGCCTTCCGCCGTGGCCCGGCGCATCGACAGCCTGGAGAGTGCCGTCGGCAGTCAGCTGTTCGTACGCAGTACCCATGCCGTGCTGCCGACTTCGGCCGGTCTGGCCTTTGCCGAACGGGCGCGACGGATCATCGCCGAATTGCAGCTGGCCCGCGCCGAAGCAGTGTCGTTGAGCAGCGCGCCGGAAGGCTTGATCCGCATCGATGCACCAGCGGCATTCGGACGGCGGCATCTGGCGCCGGTGATCGCCGACTTTCTCCTGCTGTACCCGGGACTCGATGTGCAGATGCATCTGATCGACAGCTTCATCGACATGGCCGGCAGCAGTCTGGGCAAGGTCGATCTGGTGTTGCGTACCGGGCAGTTGGCTGACTCGCGCCTGGTTGCTACTCCACTGGCAAGCATGGTCCGCGTGGCCTGCGCCAGTCCTGACTATCTCAAACAGCGCGGCGTGCCCAGTCATCCCGCGCAATTGAGCGAACACGATGGCCTCGACTGGGAAGGCCTCGCTCCGCCCTTTGCCTGGAAATTCGACGTGGACGGGCAGTTGCAATTGCACCGGCCATCGCGCGTGCGCCTGAGCGCCAACAACGCCGAAGCGCTGGCGTGTGGCGCGGCGGCGGGTCTGGGCGTCGCACACCTGCCAACCTGGCTGGCCAGTGATTACCTGCTGCGGGGCGAGCTGGTGCCGCTGTTCTGTGAAAACGGCCTGCCGCCGCCGGAGTCCACCGGCATTTATGCGCTGCGCATGGAACAGCAGATCCATTCGCGCAGTCGCCTGTTGCTGGAATACCTGAAAACCCGCTTCAGTCCGGTGCCGCCATGGGATCTGGCACTGCAACGGCAATTCGCCCGGCACTGA
- a CDS encoding organic hydroperoxide resistance protein codes for MQTLYTAIATSTGGRDGRAISSDNVLDVKLATPKELGGAGGAATNPEQLFAAGYSACFIGALKFVASQTKRKIPDDASITAHVGIGQIPGGFGLDIDLHISLPGLEQADAQSLVEAAHQVCPYSNATRGNVDVRLHVTV; via the coding sequence ATGCAAACTCTCTACACCGCAATCGCAACTTCCACTGGCGGCCGTGACGGTCGTGCGATCTCCAGCGACAACGTCCTCGACGTCAAACTGGCCACCCCGAAAGAACTCGGCGGTGCTGGCGGCGCGGCGACCAATCCTGAGCAACTGTTCGCTGCCGGTTACTCGGCCTGCTTCATCGGCGCACTGAAATTCGTCGCCAGCCAGACCAAGCGCAAGATTCCTGACGACGCATCGATCACCGCTCACGTCGGCATCGGCCAGATCCCTGGCGGTTTCGGTCTGGACATCGATTTGCACATCAGCCTGCCGGGTCTGGAACAAGCCGACGCGCAGTCGCTGGTCGAGGCCGCTCACCAGGTCTGCCCGTACTCCAACGCCACCCGTGGCAACGTCGATGTCCGTCTGCACGTGACCGTGTAA
- a CDS encoding sulfite exporter TauE/SafE family protein has translation MDFLLYLLFGAALGTLGGIFGIGGGLIAIPLLGVWFGLDQQIAQGTALVMVVPNVMLALWRYHQRNRIELRHALPLAVMGFCFAWLGSIWAVGIDAQTMRIGFVAFLVALSAYNLLKMFGPRPAPTAEMRYSWPWLGVLGAASGTMGGLFGVGGAVVATPVLTSLFGTTQVVAQGLSLALALPSTGVTLVTYAVHHEVDWMIGLPLAVGGLLSISWGVKVAHAMPEKLLRGLFCGFLVLCAVMLAFKV, from the coding sequence ATGGATTTTCTGTTGTACCTGCTGTTCGGCGCTGCTCTTGGCACATTGGGCGGGATCTTTGGCATTGGCGGCGGTTTGATCGCGATTCCGCTGCTTGGCGTGTGGTTTGGGCTTGATCAGCAGATCGCCCAAGGCACGGCGCTGGTGATGGTGGTACCGAACGTGATGCTGGCGCTGTGGCGTTATCATCAGCGCAACCGCATCGAATTGCGCCATGCGCTGCCGCTGGCAGTGATGGGCTTCTGCTTCGCTTGGCTCGGTTCGATCTGGGCGGTGGGCATTGATGCACAAACCATGCGCATCGGTTTTGTCGCGTTTCTGGTGGCGCTGTCGGCTTACAACCTGTTGAAAATGTTCGGTCCGCGCCCGGCGCCGACTGCCGAAATGCGCTATTCATGGCCGTGGCTGGGCGTGCTTGGCGCGGCGTCAGGAACCATGGGCGGCTTGTTCGGCGTGGGCGGCGCGGTGGTCGCGACGCCGGTGCTGACCAGCCTGTTCGGCACCACGCAAGTGGTCGCTCAAGGTCTGTCGCTGGCGCTGGCTTTGCCGAGCACCGGTGTGACGCTGGTGACCTACGCCGTGCACCATGAGGTCGACTGGATGATCGGTCTGCCTCTGGCGGTCGGAGGTCTGCTCAGCATCAGTTGGGGCGTGAAAGTGGCCCACGCCATGCCGGAAAAGCTTCTGCGCGGGCTGTTCTGCGGATTCCTGGTGCTGTGTGCGGTGATGCTCGCGTTTAAAGTTTGA
- a CDS encoding alpha/beta hydrolase, producing the protein MNTFSKVLTGTLLALSVHSAFAGDVEHNTQAFLDALNSGSGKPIEQLSPKDARAVLVGAQSGVKLTLPKADVSDKTIQVDGQSLSLTIVRPAGVKGELPVFMFFHGGGWVLGDFPTHERLVRDLVVGSGAAAVFVNYTPSPEAHYPVAINQAYAATKWVAEHGKEINVDGKRLAVAGNSVGGNMAAVVALMAKDKGTPAIKFQVLLWPVTDANFDTGSYNQYAEGHFLTRNMMKWFWDNYTTDAKQRNEIYASPLRATTAQLKGLPPALVQTAGADVLRDEGEAYARKLDEAGVPVTSVRYNGMIHDYGLLNVVSQVPAVRSAMLQASEELKQHLK; encoded by the coding sequence ATGAACACTTTCAGCAAAGTCTTGACCGGTACCCTTCTCGCCCTGTCGGTGCACAGCGCGTTCGCCGGTGATGTCGAACACAACACCCAGGCATTCCTCGATGCGCTGAATTCAGGCAGCGGCAAGCCTATCGAGCAGCTGTCGCCCAAGGATGCCCGCGCCGTGCTGGTCGGCGCGCAGTCCGGGGTCAAGTTGACGTTGCCCAAAGCCGATGTCAGCGATAAGACCATCCAGGTCGATGGTCAATCGTTGAGCCTGACCATCGTCCGCCCGGCCGGGGTCAAGGGTGAGCTGCCGGTGTTCATGTTCTTCCACGGCGGCGGCTGGGTGCTGGGGGACTTCCCGACTCACGAACGTCTGGTACGGGATCTGGTGGTTGGTTCGGGGGCGGCGGCGGTATTCGTCAACTACACCCCTTCGCCGGAAGCGCATTACCCGGTGGCGATCAATCAGGCCTACGCCGCGACCAAATGGGTGGCGGAACACGGCAAAGAGATCAACGTCGACGGCAAGCGTCTGGCCGTGGCCGGCAACAGCGTCGGCGGCAACATGGCCGCAGTGGTTGCGCTGATGGCCAAGGACAAGGGCACCCCGGCGATCAAATTCCAAGTGCTGCTGTGGCCGGTCACCGACGCGAACTTCGACACCGGTTCGTATAACCAGTACGCCGAAGGGCACTTCCTCACTCGCAACATGATGAAGTGGTTCTGGGACAACTACACCACCGACGCCAAGCAGCGCAACGAGATCTACGCCTCACCGCTGCGCGCCACCACCGCGCAACTCAAAGGCCTGCCGCCTGCACTGGTGCAGACGGCAGGCGCCGATGTACTGCGCGATGAGGGCGAAGCCTATGCGCGCAAACTCGACGAGGCCGGAGTGCCGGTTACGTCGGTGCGGTACAACGGCATGATCCACGATTACGGTTTGCTCAACGTGGTCAGCCAGGTACCGGCGGTGCGTTCGGCGATGTTGCAGGCGTCTGAAGAACTGAAGCAACACTTGAAATAA
- the earP gene encoding elongation factor P maturation arginine rhamnosyltransferase EarP, whose protein sequence is MPEAKPRWDIFCTVVDNYGDIGVTWRLARQLVAEHVLPVRLWVDDLRAFERICPEIDVDVAQQWQQGVDVRQWPSEWPHADAADVVIAAFACQLPTDYMDSMAARETPPLWLNLDYLSAEDWVTGCHGLPSVKYKSVRKFFFFPGFKPGTGGLLREHGLLEQRRQFQQDRPAQRKFLQGLGIDSAPDAQLISLFAYENPGLASWLDVLAADARPTHLLVPEGRILGDVAHWLDAETLTVGAIHVRESLTVQVLPFVRQDQYDHLLWCCDFNAVRGEDSFVRAQWAGRPMLWHIYQQDDDIHLDKLDAFLDLYTQGLSPAAAQAMNGLWRAWSAGQPIGEHWLAARNHWSELEENAEAWCLEQALQADLATALVQFYVNWI, encoded by the coding sequence ATGCCTGAAGCGAAACCCCGCTGGGATATTTTCTGCACCGTGGTCGACAACTATGGCGACATCGGCGTGACCTGGCGCCTGGCCCGGCAATTGGTGGCCGAACATGTGTTGCCGGTGCGCCTGTGGGTGGATGATCTGCGCGCCTTCGAGCGTATCTGCCCAGAGATCGATGTCGATGTCGCGCAGCAGTGGCAGCAGGGTGTCGACGTGCGACAGTGGCCGAGCGAGTGGCCGCATGCGGACGCTGCCGACGTAGTCATCGCAGCCTTCGCCTGTCAGCTGCCCACTGATTACATGGACAGCATGGCCGCCCGGGAAACGCCGCCGTTGTGGCTCAACCTCGATTATCTCAGCGCCGAAGACTGGGTCACCGGTTGCCACGGCTTGCCGTCGGTGAAATACAAATCGGTGCGGAAATTCTTCTTCTTTCCAGGTTTCAAGCCGGGCACCGGAGGCTTGCTGCGTGAGCACGGATTGCTCGAACAGCGTCGGCAGTTTCAGCAGGATCGACCGGCGCAGCGAAAATTCCTGCAAGGTCTGGGCATCGATTCCGCGCCCGACGCGCAACTGATCTCGCTGTTTGCTTATGAAAACCCCGGGTTGGCCAGTTGGCTGGATGTGCTGGCGGCCGATGCACGGCCGACTCACCTGCTGGTGCCGGAAGGGCGGATTCTCGGCGATGTGGCGCACTGGCTGGATGCGGAAACCCTGACGGTCGGCGCGATTCATGTGCGCGAGTCGCTGACCGTACAAGTGCTGCCGTTCGTCCGTCAGGATCAATACGATCATTTGCTCTGGTGCTGCGATTTCAATGCGGTGCGTGGCGAAGATTCGTTCGTGCGGGCGCAATGGGCAGGGCGGCCGATGCTCTGGCACATCTACCAGCAGGACGACGACATCCATCTGGACAAGCTCGATGCGTTCCTCGATCTCTACACCCAAGGCCTTTCGCCTGCTGCTGCGCAGGCGATGAACGGTCTGTGGCGAGCCTGGAGCGCCGGCCAACCGATCGGCGAGCACTGGCTGGCGGCGCGGAATCATTGGTCTGAACTCGAGGAAAATGCCGAGGCATGGTGTCTGGAACAGGCCTTGCAGGCGGATCTTGCCACGGCGCTGGTACAGTTTTATGTAAATTGGATATGA
- a CDS encoding winged helix-turn-helix domain-containing protein, with amino-acid sequence MPATVSFSLKQARRLALAAQGFNGRQPPTVNASHLNRLIERLGLLQIDSVNAVVRSHYLPLFSRLGSYSSDLLDQAAWSSGRRRTLFEYWGHEASLLPLTMYPLLRWRMQRARRGEDIYQQLAKFGREQQDTIRRVLASVEERGALGAGSLSTRQDKAGPWWDWSAEKHALEWLFAAGEVTVAGRRGFERLYDLPERVLPAAVLQQPLLDEAEAQRGLLLHAAQALGVGTEKDLRDYFRLNPVDARPRLAELVEAGQLQMCEVGDWRQIAYCLPEPKVPRKVVASALLSPFDSLIWERSRTERLFDFRYRLEIYTPQPKRVYGYYVLPFLHNERIAARVDLRAERAAGQLAVHAVHEEEPGLGEEGMLALALNLRRMAQWLGLARVQLNCQRESAARLRLVLAQIEGV; translated from the coding sequence ATGCCCGCGACAGTGTCCTTTTCCCTCAAACAGGCGCGACGTCTGGCGCTGGCTGCCCAAGGGTTCAATGGGCGCCAGCCGCCGACCGTCAACGCCAGCCACCTCAACCGGCTGATCGAACGGCTGGGCCTGCTGCAAATCGATTCCGTCAATGCCGTGGTGCGCTCGCACTACCTGCCGCTGTTTTCCCGCCTGGGTTCCTATTCCTCTGATTTGCTCGACCAGGCTGCCTGGAGTTCCGGGCGTCGGCGCACGCTGTTCGAATATTGGGGCCACGAAGCGTCGCTGCTGCCGCTGACGATGTACCCGTTGTTGCGCTGGCGTATGCAGCGAGCCAGACGTGGCGAGGACATCTATCAGCAACTGGCAAAGTTTGGTCGCGAACAACAGGACACCATTCGCCGCGTGCTGGCTTCGGTTGAAGAGCGGGGCGCACTGGGCGCCGGCAGTTTGTCGACCCGGCAGGACAAAGCAGGACCCTGGTGGGACTGGAGTGCCGAGAAACACGCGCTGGAATGGCTGTTCGCCGCTGGCGAGGTGACGGTGGCGGGGCGCCGCGGTTTCGAGCGTTTGTACGATCTACCCGAGCGGGTCCTTCCGGCAGCGGTCCTGCAGCAGCCGCTGCTGGATGAGGCTGAAGCGCAACGCGGTCTGCTGTTGCATGCGGCGCAGGCATTGGGCGTCGGTACGGAAAAAGACCTGCGCGATTATTTCCGCCTGAATCCTGTGGATGCGCGGCCGCGTCTGGCTGAACTGGTTGAGGCGGGGCAATTGCAGATGTGCGAAGTCGGCGATTGGCGGCAGATCGCCTATTGCCTGCCGGAGCCCAAAGTGCCGCGAAAAGTCGTTGCCAGTGCGCTGTTGTCGCCGTTCGACTCATTGATCTGGGAACGCAGCCGCACCGAGCGCTTATTCGATTTTCGCTATCGCCTGGAGATTTACACACCGCAACCCAAGCGGGTCTATGGCTATTACGTGCTGCCGTTTTTGCACAACGAACGGATCGCCGCGCGGGTTGATCTGCGTGCCGAACGGGCGGCGGGGCAGTTGGCGGTGCATGCGGTTCACGAGGAAGAGCCGGGGCTGGGCGAGGAGGGGATGCTGGCGCTGGCGCTGAATCTGCGGCGGATGGCGCAGTGGCTGGGGCTGGCGCGGGTGCAGTTGAATTGTCAGCGCGAGAGTGCGGCTCGGCTCAGGCTGGTATTGGCGCAAATTGAGGGTGTCTGA
- a CDS encoding universal stress protein, with protein MIRSMLYATDLGLYAPFVMQHALALARTFNADLYVVHAVEPMGLFAESVLQSYLDEQALNEFHSQGLKTVIANIEQRVLDSFREELGDDGEQDLQRIRAVRVLQGDPSQVILDQVHKLSVDLLIVGSHSHGVGAETPLGRTAARVLQLAKVPVYLVPLMERRRREDR; from the coding sequence ATGATTCGCTCAATGCTGTATGCCACCGACCTCGGTCTTTATGCACCGTTCGTGATGCAGCATGCCCTGGCGTTGGCGCGCACCTTCAATGCCGATCTGTATGTAGTGCACGCGGTGGAACCCATGGGCCTGTTTGCCGAGTCGGTGCTGCAGAGCTATCTCGATGAACAGGCATTGAACGAATTCCATAGTCAGGGTCTGAAAACAGTCATCGCCAATATCGAACAACGGGTGCTCGACAGCTTTCGTGAAGAACTGGGGGACGACGGCGAACAGGATCTGCAGCGCATTCGCGCAGTGCGCGTGCTGCAGGGCGATCCGTCGCAGGTGATTCTCGATCAGGTGCACAAGCTCTCGGTCGATCTGCTGATCGTCGGCAGTCACAGCCATGGCGTCGGCGCGGAAACACCGTTGGGGCGCACGGCGGCGCGGGTTCTGCAACTGGCCAAGGTGCCGGTGTATCTGGTGCCACTGATGGAGCGCCGGCGGCGGGAAGATCGTTGA
- a CDS encoding elongation factor P: MKTGKELKPGTVIRIDNDPWLVQKAEFTKSGRNSAIMKTKLKNLLTGYKTETVYGADDKLDDVILDRKEATLSFISGDTYTFMDTTDYTMYELNAEDIESVLPFVEEGMTDVCEAVFFEERLVSVELPTTIVRQVDYTEGSARGDTSGKVMKPAKLKNGTELSVADFIEIGDMIEIDTREGGSYKGRAK; encoded by the coding sequence ATGAAAACTGGTAAAGAACTCAAACCCGGTACCGTGATCCGTATCGACAACGATCCTTGGCTGGTTCAGAAAGCTGAATTCACCAAGTCGGGCCGTAACAGCGCGATCATGAAGACCAAGCTGAAGAACCTGCTGACCGGTTACAAGACCGAAACCGTTTACGGTGCGGACGACAAACTGGACGACGTGATCCTGGATCGTAAAGAAGCCACCCTGTCGTTCATCAGCGGTGACACCTACACGTTCATGGACACCACTGACTACACCATGTACGAGCTGAACGCCGAAGACATCGAAAGCGTTCTGCCTTTCGTTGAAGAAGGCATGACCGACGTTTGCGAAGCGGTGTTCTTCGAAGAGCGTCTGGTTTCCGTAGAACTGCCGACCACCATCGTGCGTCAGGTTGACTACACCGAAGGCTCCGCTCGCGGTGACACTTCCGGCAAGGTGATGAAGCCTGCCAAACTGAAGAACGGTACCGAACTGTCGGTTGCCGACTTCATCGAAATCGGCGACATGATCGAGATCGATACCCGCGAAGGCGGTTCCTACAAAGGCCGTGCCAAATAA
- a CDS encoding MarR family winged helix-turn-helix transcriptional regulator, translated as MTSERDNCDDLLLDNQACFALHSTSLMMTKVYKPLLQALGLTYPQYLAMMVLWEKDGLTVGEISARLLTDPGSLTPLLKRLEGEGLLSRTRSREDERVVIVELTAAGRALRDKAQTVPQCILGASGFTLERLQKLQAELQALRGHLQDSLN; from the coding sequence ATGACTTCCGAACGCGACAACTGCGACGACCTGCTGCTCGACAATCAGGCGTGCTTCGCCCTTCACTCGACTTCGCTGATGATGACCAAGGTCTACAAGCCGCTATTGCAGGCGCTGGGCCTGACCTATCCGCAGTATCTGGCGATGATGGTGTTATGGGAGAAGGATGGTTTGACTGTCGGAGAAATCAGCGCGCGCCTGCTGACCGATCCGGGATCGCTGACGCCATTGCTCAAGCGTCTTGAAGGCGAAGGCCTGCTCAGCCGCACCCGCAGTCGTGAAGATGAACGTGTGGTGATTGTTGAACTGACCGCAGCAGGCCGCGCCTTGCGCGACAAGGCGCAGACCGTGCCGCAGTGCATTCTCGGCGCCAGTGGTTTCACCCTTGAGCGTTTGCAGAAGTTGCAGGCCGAGTTGCAAGCGCTGCGCGGACATCTGCAAGACAGCCTCAACTGA
- a CDS encoding LysR substrate-binding domain-containing protein: MSAYPSIDTDVLRTFVAIADQGGFTRAGEMVNRTQSAVSMQMKRLEEDVLQRQLFERDGRQVRLTAEGQVLLGYARRILKLHSEVFNTLREPHMVGTVRIGTPDDYVMRFLPGILSRFAQFYPLIQIEVHCESSKQLLQRTDLDLSIVTREPGNEIGQLLRKERFVWAEAQNFSAHEQTPLPLAMFNSDCFCRLWACNALDAMGRDYRIAYNSSSLSALMAVVSAGLAITAQLESLITPDMRILGAAEDLPLLPEASIMLIRNLNNPSPITECLAEHIVEGFKL, from the coding sequence TTGTCCGCGTACCCCAGTATCGATACCGATGTCCTGCGCACCTTCGTCGCGATCGCCGATCAGGGCGGTTTCACCCGTGCTGGCGAGATGGTCAACCGCACCCAGTCGGCGGTGAGCATGCAGATGAAACGCCTGGAAGAAGACGTGTTGCAGCGCCAGCTGTTCGAACGCGATGGTCGCCAGGTGCGACTGACGGCTGAAGGCCAGGTGCTGCTCGGTTACGCACGGCGCATCCTCAAACTGCACAGCGAGGTGTTCAACACCCTGCGCGAGCCACACATGGTCGGCACCGTGCGCATCGGCACACCGGACGATTATGTGATGCGGTTTCTGCCGGGAATTTTGTCGCGGTTTGCGCAGTTCTATCCGCTGATCCAGATCGAGGTGCATTGCGAATCGAGCAAGCAGTTGCTGCAACGCACCGATCTGGATTTGTCGATCGTCACCCGCGAGCCGGGCAACGAGATCGGCCAGTTGCTGCGCAAGGAGCGCTTTGTCTGGGCCGAGGCGCAGAATTTCAGCGCCCACGAACAGACGCCGCTGCCCCTGGCAATGTTCAACAGTGATTGTTTCTGCCGCTTATGGGCGTGCAATGCGCTGGATGCGATGGGCCGCGATTACCGCATCGCCTACAACAGCAGCAGCCTGTCGGCGCTGATGGCCGTGGTCAGCGCGGGTCTGGCAATCACCGCGCAGCTGGAAAGCCTGATCACCCCGGACATGCGCATCCTCGGCGCCGCCGAAGACCTGCCGCTGCTGCCCGAGGCGAGCATCATGCTGATCCGCAATCTGAACAACCCGTCGCCAATCACCGAGTGCCTGGCCGAGCACATCGTCGAAGGTTTCAAACTTTAA
- the cysB gene encoding HTH-type transcriptional regulator CysB: protein MKLQQLRYIWEVAHHDLNVSATAQSLYTSQPGISKQIRLLEDELGVEVFARSGKHLTRVTPAGERIITTAGEILRKVESIKQIAQEFSNEKKGTLSIATTHTQARYALPPVISNFIKQYPDVALHMHQGSPMQIAEMAADGTVDFAIATEALELFGDLVMMPCYRWNRCVVVPHGHPLTKLPKLTLEALAEYPIVTYVFGFTGRSKLDEAFSHRGLTPKVVFTAADADVIKTYVRLGLGVGIVAKMAVDTKLDNDLVVLDASELFESSITKIGFRRGTFLRGFMCDFIEKFAPHLTREVMAKAIQCHNKQELEELFDGVELPVH, encoded by the coding sequence ATGAAGCTTCAACAACTGCGCTACATCTGGGAAGTGGCGCACCACGACCTCAACGTTTCCGCTACCGCCCAAAGCCTGTACACCTCGCAACCGGGCATCAGTAAACAGATTCGCCTGCTGGAAGATGAACTGGGCGTCGAAGTATTCGCCCGCAGTGGCAAGCACCTGACCCGCGTAACCCCGGCCGGCGAGCGCATCATCACCACCGCCGGCGAGATTCTGCGCAAGGTCGAGAGCATCAAGCAGATCGCTCAGGAATTCTCCAACGAGAAAAAGGGCACCCTGTCGATCGCCACAACTCACACCCAAGCGCGTTATGCGCTGCCGCCGGTGATCAGCAATTTCATCAAGCAATACCCGGACGTGGCTCTGCACATGCATCAGGGCTCGCCGATGCAGATCGCCGAAATGGCCGCTGACGGCACCGTCGATTTCGCCATTGCAACTGAAGCGCTGGAGCTGTTCGGCGACCTGGTGATGATGCCGTGCTACCGCTGGAACCGCTGCGTGGTCGTACCCCACGGCCACCCGCTGACCAAGCTGCCGAAGCTGACCCTCGAAGCGCTGGCCGAATACCCGATCGTTACTTACGTGTTCGGTTTCACCGGCCGCTCCAAACTCGACGAAGCGTTCAGCCACCGTGGGCTGACCCCGAAAGTGGTGTTCACCGCCGCTGACGCCGACGTGATCAAAACCTACGTGCGCCTGGGTCTGGGCGTGGGCATCGTGGCGAAAATGGCCGTCGATACCAAACTCGATAACGACCTGGTGGTGCTGGATGCCAGCGAGTTGTTCGAGTCGAGCATCACCAAGATCGGTTTCCGTCGCGGCACGTTCCTGCGTGGCTTCATGTGCGACTTCATCGAGAAGTTCGCCCCGCACCTGACCCGGGAAGTCATGGCCAAGGCCATTCAGTGCCACAACAAGCAGGAACTGGAAGAGCTGTTCGACGGCGTCGAACTGCCCGTTCACTAA
- a CDS encoding DUF1127 domain-containing protein, with protein sequence MKGQREYVSEQQQSGHGHIVSDLLHKFSRWYELHRERELLAGLSDEALKDIGISRADVEHETVRPFWDDPMHK encoded by the coding sequence ATGAAAGGTCAAAGAGAGTATGTGAGTGAACAACAGCAGTCTGGCCACGGCCATATCGTGTCCGATCTGCTGCACAAGTTCAGCCGTTGGTATGAGCTGCACCGTGAACGGGAATTGCTCGCTGGTCTGAGCGACGAAGCGTTGAAGGACATCGGCATCAGCCGCGCCGATGTCGAACACGAAACCGTGCGGCCGTTCTGGGACGACCCGATGCATAAATGA
- a CDS encoding GreA/GreB family elongation factor — protein sequence MNKHSVHQLILDKLRIDLDIAERAAQTAYETATHEENIAENKYDTLGLEASYLAAGQAKRVEEIRQSLALCQNLTLRAYDENRGIEVGALLGLEDEKGREQWLFLAPDAAGLKVDVVGQPVTVITPRSPLGKSLLGKFEGDEVEILVAGTRQQFAVTEVL from the coding sequence ATGAACAAACACAGCGTCCACCAATTGATCCTAGACAAGCTGCGCATCGACCTCGACATTGCCGAGCGCGCCGCGCAAACCGCTTACGAAACCGCGACCCACGAAGAAAACATCGCCGAAAACAAATACGACACGCTAGGGCTGGAGGCGTCGTATCTGGCGGCCGGTCAGGCGAAACGGGTTGAGGAGATCCGTCAGTCACTGGCGCTGTGCCAGAACCTGACGTTGCGTGCCTACGATGAAAATCGCGGCATCGAAGTCGGCGCTCTGCTCGGTCTGGAAGACGAAAAGGGTCGCGAGCAATGGCTGTTTCTGGCGCCGGATGCGGCGGGCCTGAAAGTCGATGTGGTGGGTCAGCCGGTTACCGTCATCACCCCGCGCTCGCCACTGGGCAAAAGCCTGCTGGGCAAGTTCGAAGGCGATGAGGTGGAGATTCTGGTGGCGGGCACCCGGCAACAGTTCGCTGTCACCGAGGTGCTCTGA